The following coding sequences lie in one Elusimicrobiota bacterium genomic window:
- a CDS encoding TraR/DksA family transcriptional regulator, with the protein MLKKELDTIKKKLLEDKATILSIIHKENPSTSDETDVGDEIDTASKTLEKELLYELTDNERKQLEEIENAIEKIEQNRYGSCESCRVKIPETRLKAIPSTRYCIECQRKMERG; encoded by the coding sequence ATGCTGAAGAAAGAACTTGATACGATAAAGAAAAAGTTGCTTGAGGATAAAGCTACGATTTTGTCTATTATTCATAAAGAAAATCCTTCAACCAGTGACGAGACTGATGTCGGGGATGAGATTGATACTGCATCTAAAACGTTGGAGAAAGAGTTACTGTACGAACTGACAGATAATGAACGTAAGCAGCTGGAAGAAATTGAAAACGCGATTGAAAAAATTGAACAAAACAGGTATGGTTCCTGCGAGTCATGCAGGGTTAAGATCCCGGAGACCAGGTTGAAGGCGATACCTTCCACGCGGTACTGTATTGAATGTCAGAGAAAGATGGAACGCGGGTAA